One part of the Marinobacter sp. M3C genome encodes these proteins:
- a CDS encoding ABC transporter ATP-binding protein translates to MSCFRLENVSYRYDKAPVLQGVDLRLEPGEILGLFGHNGAGKTTTIKLVLGLMQPAGGSLSVLDGNAGDPQVTRHIGYLPENVMFYPQLTGREILAHFARLKGADLRQVPELLTQVGLDDAINARVKTYSKGMRQRLGLAQALLGKPKLLVLDEPTVGLDPVATADLYRLLRTLRDSGTGIVLCSHVLPGVEPYIDRAAILTDGALKASGNLDALRRQANMPVTLMLEPTGSLDSLENAIHQCNGVARPVIKNINNRLQVDVRPADKMPLLTALMASGEVADVGIHQPTLEDIYVHFIGSGGLAHRGGVQ, encoded by the coding sequence ATGAGCTGTTTTCGTCTTGAAAATGTCAGTTACCGTTACGACAAAGCCCCCGTGCTGCAGGGTGTGGATTTGCGCCTGGAGCCTGGGGAAATTCTGGGCCTGTTTGGCCATAACGGTGCCGGTAAAACCACCACCATCAAGCTGGTTCTTGGTCTGATGCAGCCGGCAGGGGGTTCTTTGTCGGTGCTGGACGGCAACGCGGGTGACCCACAGGTGACTCGGCACATCGGCTATTTGCCGGAAAACGTGATGTTCTACCCGCAGCTGACCGGCCGTGAAATTCTGGCGCACTTCGCTCGCTTAAAGGGCGCAGACTTGCGCCAGGTGCCAGAGTTGCTGACTCAGGTTGGGTTAGACGACGCCATAAACGCACGGGTAAAAACTTACTCGAAAGGCATGCGCCAACGCTTGGGCCTGGCGCAGGCGTTATTGGGAAAGCCCAAGCTGTTGGTGTTGGACGAGCCCACGGTGGGGCTTGATCCAGTCGCGACCGCCGACCTGTATCGGCTGTTGCGCACCTTGCGGGACAGCGGGACCGGCATTGTACTTTGCTCCCACGTGTTGCCAGGTGTGGAGCCTTACATCGACCGCGCGGCGATTCTGACCGACGGTGCCTTAAAGGCCTCCGGCAATCTGGACGCGCTGCGGCGCCAAGCTAATATGCCGGTCACGTTGATGCTGGAGCCAACGGGCTCTTTGGATTCCCTGGAAAACGCCATTCACCAGTGCAACGGCGTCGCCAGACCGGTGATAAAAAACATCAACAACCGATTGCAGGTAGACGTACGCCCCGCCGATAAAATGCCACTGCTGACGGCACTGATGGCCTCCGGCGAAGTAGCGGACGTGGGCATTCATCAGCCCACCCTGGAAGACATTTACGTGCACTTTATTGGCTCCGGTGGCTTGGCCCACC